One Onychostoma macrolepis isolate SWU-2019 chromosome 10, ASM1243209v1, whole genome shotgun sequence genomic region harbors:
- the LOC131548817 gene encoding basal cell adhesion molecule-like isoform X1, whose product MDFLMTESTYKLLIFLCMIRGTCGMLIYYDTSTTAVEGQNISLQCIVGEEHNIKIIQLEWIKQQKDNEKNHKKIVVFHPGLAIHYFQSGPLLETVTSLKTGELQGSILTLHKVTVNDSANYVCEITSYPNGSIKRTTNLQVTEPPTSVKMSYPYGFIKEGDEVKITCSVSPPPLRYKLGRSKDKIFFLESSNGEFILLNVTRNDSDLYICLPEWDSLVRNQQGLNATVELTVNFLDGIECNTSSPLNVSAGEDVALSCVAKASQYLQYKWMRGDTTLSLSDTLSLTSVTSDQSGTYKLTAVFLDNQLQTDMEFTIHVLSKQSEGMTTPSPVRTTKHLSSFTSNGTSSWSTDTTVSTTESGHFLVSTVKSNTTLTTLQPKHTSHPTPLTGSSSAPPVGNASTLHASTVKSTDSLSSTPDPATRREVATTVITQKNIIHTVTTPKASKNSAYIAVPIVLLLLVLIVLLYRRHQNQKKMDMPPPFKPPPPPVKYTSVRNHVPMTDILV is encoded by the exons ATGGATTTTTTGATGACAGAGTCAACTTATAAACTtcttatatttttatgcatgatACGAG GAACGTGTGGAATGCTTATATATTATGACACATCCACAACTGCTGTGGAGGGACAGAACATCAGCttgcagtgcattgtgggagAGGAGCATAACATCAAAATTATCCAGCTGGAATGGATTAAACAGCAAAAAGATAATGAGAAGAACCATAAGAAGATTGTAGTGTTCCATCCTGGGTTGGCAATACATTATTTTCAATCTGGTCCTCTTCTGGAGACAGTGACCAGTTTAAAAACTGGGGAGCTACAGGGCTCAATCCTGACTCTGCATAAAGTTACAGTGAATGACAGTGCAAACTACGTTTGCGAAATTACTTCTTATCCTAATGGCTCGATTAAAAGAACCACAAACCTGCAAGTGACAG AGCCTCCAACATCAGTGAAGATGTCATATCCATATGGATTCATAAAAGAGGGAGATGAAGTGAAAATAACTTGTTCAGTGAGCCCTCCACCACTCCGTTATAAACTTGGAAGGTCAAAG GACAAGatattttttctggaaagcTCAAATGGAGAGTTCATTTTACTCAACGTCACCAGAAACGACAGCGATCTGTACATCTGTTTACCAGAATGGGACTCGTTAGTCCGAAATCAGCAAGGTCTCAATGCCACCGTGGAACTGACTGTGAATT TTCTTGATGGCATTGAGTGTAACACAAGCAGCCCTTTAAACGTCAGCGCTGGTGAAGATGTGGCACTTTCTTGTGTCGCAAAAGCATCACAGTACTTGCAGTATAAGTGGATGAGA GGTGACACAACACTGTCTCTCTCAGACACTTTGTCTCTGACCTCCGTAACATCTGACCAATCAGGAACATACAAACTGACAGCTGTCTTTCTGGACAATCAACTGCAGACAGACATGGAGTTTACTATTCATGTTCTCTCAAAGCAAAGCGAAG GAATGACAACTCCTTCCCCAGTAAGAACCACCAAACATCTGAGCAGCTTTACCTCCAATGGGACCAGCTCATGGAGCACTGATACCACTGTGTCTACAACAGAATCTGGTCACTTCCTAGTCAGCACAGTGAAATCAAATACCACTCTGACAACCCTACAACCCAAACACACCAGCCATCCCACTCCTCTCACTGGCAgctcttctgctccacctgttggCAATGCATCTACATTACATGCAAGCACTGTAAAATCTACAGACAGTTTGAGCTCGACTCCAGATCCTGCTACAAGAAGAGAAGTAGCCACCACTGTTATAACACAGAAAAACATCATCCACACTGTTACAACACCAAaag cATCAAAAAACTCAGCATATATCGCCGTCCCGATTGTGTTGCTGTTGCTCGTGTTGATTGTGCTTCTATACAGAAGACACCAGAACCAAAAAAA aatgGATATGCCACCTCCATTCAAACCTCCCCCACCACCAGTGAAATACACATCAGTGAGGAACCATGTCCCTATGACTGATATTCTAGTGTGA
- the LOC131548817 gene encoding basal cell adhesion molecule-like isoform X2, which produces MSYPYGFIKEGDEVKITCSVSPPPLRYKLGRSKDKIFFLESSNGEFILLNVTRNDSDLYICLPEWDSLVRNQQGLNATVELTVNFLDGIECNTSSPLNVSAGEDVALSCVAKASQYLQYKWMRGDTTLSLSDTLSLTSVTSDQSGTYKLTAVFLDNQLQTDMEFTIHVLSKQSEGMTTPSPVRTTKHLSSFTSNGTSSWSTDTTVSTTESGHFLVSTVKSNTTLTTLQPKHTSHPTPLTGSSSAPPVGNASTLHASTVKSTDSLSSTPDPATRREVATTVITQKNIIHTVTTPKASKNSAYIAVPIVLLLLVLIVLLYRRHQNQKKMDMPPPFKPPPPPVKYTSVRNHVPMTDILV; this is translated from the exons ATGTCATATCCATATGGATTCATAAAAGAGGGAGATGAAGTGAAAATAACTTGTTCAGTGAGCCCTCCACCACTCCGTTATAAACTTGGAAGGTCAAAG GACAAGatattttttctggaaagcTCAAATGGAGAGTTCATTTTACTCAACGTCACCAGAAACGACAGCGATCTGTACATCTGTTTACCAGAATGGGACTCGTTAGTCCGAAATCAGCAAGGTCTCAATGCCACCGTGGAACTGACTGTGAATT TTCTTGATGGCATTGAGTGTAACACAAGCAGCCCTTTAAACGTCAGCGCTGGTGAAGATGTGGCACTTTCTTGTGTCGCAAAAGCATCACAGTACTTGCAGTATAAGTGGATGAGA GGTGACACAACACTGTCTCTCTCAGACACTTTGTCTCTGACCTCCGTAACATCTGACCAATCAGGAACATACAAACTGACAGCTGTCTTTCTGGACAATCAACTGCAGACAGACATGGAGTTTACTATTCATGTTCTCTCAAAGCAAAGCGAAG GAATGACAACTCCTTCCCCAGTAAGAACCACCAAACATCTGAGCAGCTTTACCTCCAATGGGACCAGCTCATGGAGCACTGATACCACTGTGTCTACAACAGAATCTGGTCACTTCCTAGTCAGCACAGTGAAATCAAATACCACTCTGACAACCCTACAACCCAAACACACCAGCCATCCCACTCCTCTCACTGGCAgctcttctgctccacctgttggCAATGCATCTACATTACATGCAAGCACTGTAAAATCTACAGACAGTTTGAGCTCGACTCCAGATCCTGCTACAAGAAGAGAAGTAGCCACCACTGTTATAACACAGAAAAACATCATCCACACTGTTACAACACCAAaag cATCAAAAAACTCAGCATATATCGCCGTCCCGATTGTGTTGCTGTTGCTCGTGTTGATTGTGCTTCTATACAGAAGACACCAGAACCAAAAAAA aatgGATATGCCACCTCCATTCAAACCTCCCCCACCACCAGTGAAATACACATCAGTGAGGAACCATGTCCCTATGACTGATATTCTAGTGTGA